A single region of the Hylaeus volcanicus isolate JK05 chromosome 5, UHH_iyHylVolc1.0_haploid, whole genome shotgun sequence genome encodes:
- the LOC128876943 gene encoding CXXC motif containing zinc binding protein, translating to MVKIALKVNATLENIEELRPSGHQFRWYLKFTCSSCGEVSEKWNYASLSEFTPALRGNAVTHFMSKCKLCSRENSMSILEDSLKPYVADNQEKFQTIVVFDCRGLEPIDFSPREGWIAKAANGGKEFTEVDLSEGEWADYCDKIKEPVGIYDIEHRFERVK from the coding sequence ATGGTGAAAATAGCGTTGAAAGTGAACGCCACTCTGGAAAACATAGAGGAGCTGAGACCCTCTGGACATCAGTTTAGATGGTACCTAAAGTTTACCTGCTCCAGTTGCGGTGAGGTATCCGAAAAATGGAATTATGCATCCCTGAGCGAGTTCACTCCAGCTCTGAGAGGAAACGCGGTAACCCACTTCATGAGCAAATGCAAGCTCTGTTCTCGCGAGAATTCTATGTCTATTTTGGAAGATTCTTTAAAGCCTTACGTCGCGGACAATCAAGAGAAGTTTCAAACGATAGTGGTATTTGATTGTCGAGGTCTGGAACCCATCGATTTCTCGCCAAGAGAGGGATGGATTGCCAAAGCTGCAAATGGTGGAAAGGAATTCACAGAGGTGGATCTATCGGAAGGAGAATGGGCTGATTATTGCGATAAGATCAAAGAACCTGTAGGGATCTATGATATCGAGCACAGGTTTGAGAGAGTTAAGTAA